The genomic segment CCGCCTGATTGACCAAAATGGCGAAAAAGCGGGTATTTTGTATCGCGAGTTTTTAGAGCTGCAACATCAATACAATGGTAAGTACCAGTTTGCTGCAAGTGATATTGCGCTTTATCGCTTAACTGCCGAATTTGATAAACGAATCACCGCAGATGCCAGCCTGATCGGGTTTATTGAAGGCGCTCCACCGGTTCCAAAAGAAAACTTAGGCCGGGATCAAAATGGTAAATGGGGTTACTCAGGTGCAACCAACGCTGCTATTAATATAGACAATGGCGTCACTTACAGTCTGGATGTGGATCAAAGTGCTGGTGCAAGTGTTGCGGGCAGACTGACATTGGGCGGGAAAAACCCGTTTGTCAGTCAAAAAATAGATATTACCGCTGAGTTCAGAGCGGGTGCTATTTTTGGCGGCGATAAGGAATACAGCCTCTCGGATAGCTTGAAGCGTCAGTCATTACTGACCGGCACGCCACCCAGCGAGGCTTGCGATGCCGATTCTAACCCCTGGGCTGACAATTGTATTGGTACTGCTGAGGACGGCAGCGTGACTGAGTTGTGGCAACCACATAATGAAGGCGCTTTGTTTGTATCTACTTTGTCAGCTGACCGCTACGCGCTATATAACCCTCGCAATAATAAACTGATTGGTTATGCCCTTGATTTTAGTTCTGCTATTCAGGATGAGGCGCCGGTTAAATTTAAGATAAACCCTCGTTATCAGCTGGCGGGCTCTTTGGATGGCTATGTTGGTGATGTCAAAGTTTCTGACGGTCAGTCCTATTTCAACCCTGGTCAAGAGGTCGCCTGGTTGCTCAAGTATAAACGTCAAAGTGAAGAGTTATTGAAGCGTTACGGTCAGTCTGAGTTTTCAGCAGACAACGAAAGTGCCCAAGGGTTTGCTCTGGATAAGCTGTTAACTGCCAAAGTGAGTGTAACGGATGGGGCATTCTTGTCGACCGACAGTACGGCCGCCAGCGCAATAACGGATTACCTCGGATATGATCTGGAGTTTAATGCCGGCGTTAGTTGGGACGTGGAAATTGAGCTGACGGGCGCGGGTTGGGGTGCCTCTGCCGGTGGCTATTATGCCCGGACCTATAAGCACACCAAAGGCAGCAACAGCGAAATTAATTTTGCCATTGATATCGACAATACCATAGCCAGTGAGGTGCAGGATGGAGATAACAACACCTTGCCTGGTGCTGTCGATGCTTATACTGTGAGAAGTTACTTCTTACCAGCCAGTGTAGACAACTACTATGACCTGATAGACTTAGTTGTGGACCCGTCTATGCTTGGCCGGGAAGATGCCGTACATGCCAGTGATATCAGGGCGCTGCGGATCCTCAAGCAGATCCAGGATAAGGCCAAAAATACCGGTAACCCGGCAAAAGTATGGCGTGTGGTGCACCGCGTTGATGGTGTCAGCAGACCAATTCATAACCCAATGGGGCAATAACCTGCAATACAAAGCCCCAGCAACTCAGTTGGCGGGGCTTTGGCAATAGGAGCTGATATGAAATCCATACATTGTACCATGCTTTTCGCCGTCATTTTGTCATTGTATTTGGTACCTGGGTGGGCCAACTCCGGGACTGTGCCTGACAAAGACGTTATTGGCTTTGCGAACAGCAGTGTGTTCATTGCTTCACCGTTGGGCGAAACAGTGCAAGTACACAGCCATGACACACTCAAGCTCATTCGAACTGTTCCGGTTGCGCCTAATCTGGGAGAGCGGCTAATCGCATGCCAGAAATATCAGAGTGAACAAGTACAGGTCATCGCCATGTTGCAGGATCAAGGCAAGCTGCATTTTCAGGATGATACGCGGCTAACCAGTGTTCCTTTTCCTGCTGAGCGCCTGGTCGCGGGGTTATGTGGCAACCTGGATGCTAACATAGCGCCAGATATCGTTTTACTGAGCGAAACTAATGGTAAGTATGCACTTCACCTGGTGCGTCAAAGCGACTATGAAGACCAAAACAGCTGGCAAAGCCTCACGCTTGATCTGGCACCCGGCAACTATACGCTGCGTGCTGATTTTTCTCTCAGCTCGGCGCAGTCCATTACAGTACTTAATGACAACCACCAATTGGTGCAGCAGATTTTTGCGTATCAGTTTCTGCCCGGCTTTAAATACCAGAAGAAGGATTTCTCGACGTCCTGGCAGCGATATACCGGAATGAACCGCGGCGCGGCTAAACTGCTATGGAATGCCGGTGCCCGTAGCCTGGCAAAATTGGACCTCTATGTTAAATCTGTCGCAGAGCCTATTGATTTTCATGACACAAAAGCAGAAAAAAAGGTCGGTTCTATCCTGACAAATCTGAGTGTTAATCAGAGCCAGCAAGCGGTTAGAGACTTAACTCGAGTATATATTAACTGGAAGCGGGGGAGTAATTACCAAACTCCAATTGGCAGCCCGCAACGATTGTGAAAGAGTCAATCCACATTGGTTGCACATTTTCGTTTTATAAGTATCAGGACAATGACGTTATCACCTCTGAAAACGATAAGTGAGCACTCTGATGAATATAAAAAAACTCGCTCTGTATGGCGCACTGCTGATGCCGGTGTACTCATGGGCCAATTGTACGGGGATCAACCGGGCAGATATGTCGGTTGAATATGGCGTAACGGAAGATGGCTTAAGCTATGTTGCCGTACATCCAGCGCTTACTGAACAGACGCTAACCGCGTCGGGCACTAAATCTGCGGCAATGCTTGAATACAATGGCCGTTGTGAGGTGTTTGACCTCAGTAATTACAATGGTCTGGCCGTCTACCTGCCAGAATCGGGTGGCACTTTTGATGGCTCCGGCCTGGATGCGCACCAAAGAGTCACGGGCAGTGACAGCGATGACTATATTCAAACCGGAAGTGAGTATGACTTTGTTTTTTCTCATGGTGGCAACGACACGATTTTTACCCATGATGGCTATGAATATGTTGATGGCGGTGCGGGCACAGACTGTCTGGTTGAAGGGCAAGAAGGGCCTGCCGACAGTCATATCAAAAATATTGAATCGACTGGTTGTACAACATTTTTAGCGCCATCAGAGGCGTTTACCCAGGCTTATGAGCGATGCGACTCTCAGCTCAATGAATTCTCAACCTATTCATATAATGGGCTGTGGGGGATCCAGGCGATTGAGTCGGGCATTGAATTGTACATTGAACAATATGATGACTATGTACTGGCCTACACCAAAGACTATCAGCACTGTGCCTATACCAGTGGCATACATAGCATTTCTGTCAGTCTGTCTGATGGCAATGATGTGCTGAATGCATCAGGTTCAAACCTGAACTTTACCGTGTATGGTCGTGATGGCAAAGATAGCATCACAACCGGCAGCGGGCACGATTTGCTCGTTGGTGGTGCAGATAAAGACACCATCAAAGGTGGTGCTGGCAACGACTGGATCGTTGGAGATTCTTTGCTTGAGACCGATCATGATGGTATTCAAATGTACCTTGGCGGCACTGAGTCCGGCGGTAATGATGACAAGCTATATGGTGAAGCGGGCGATGATGTGCTGTTTGGCAATAAAGGCTCGGATAAACTACACGGCGGCGATGGTGACGACCTGCTGTTTGGTAATGATGGTAGTGAAGACCGCCTTTATGGTAATTCAGGCGCTGACTTGCTGGTGGATTCCGGGGGCAGCCGCTGGAATCGACGCGCCAAATTCTGGGGCGGCAGCGGTCAGGATATCATTGTGTGTGAAGGTGGGCACTGCGAGCTTAATGGCGGTGGCAGCAAAGACTTCCTGGCCGCAATTTCAACTTATTCTGATATCGGACTTTACGGTGGGGATGGCGGAGATATTCTGTTTGTAAGAGGCGATGAAATCCCTAAAGGTAAAGGCGGCAGTGGTAAAGATTATTGCTACAACGAATGGGGTGACAGGGATATCTGTGACTATCTGTCCAGCGTGAATAGCAAAAGTGGCTACTTTGATGACGCGGTGCGCAGAGCGGCCAGAGGCATGTCATCACGCCATGAAGAGTCATTGAACTTAATCAGGTTTAACGAACGGACGGGGTACAGAAGCTTCAAACAAAAAATAGCTAACCTGGTCAGTGAAGCCAAGTTTGAAAAGTGGCTTGAGAATCGCTCAACAAGTGTGTTTGATTTGTAATTACTAAAGCAATTGTCGGGGCGGTTATGCAGCCGCCCCGATTGCAGGTGACCTTAGCCGGCCGCCTGAAATGGCGAATTAGCAATTTTGCTGGTGGAGATCTGCTCGGTCAGGTTAGTTGCCAGTGTGTTCCTGGGAATATCAAAGGTTTTACCATTGAGCGCACAGAGATCTAGCTTGTTCAGGTCAACGCAATACACCTGTGGTGATTCATATAAACGCACATAAAATCTTTGCTGGCTCAGGTCCGATAAGGTGATGTACTGAGTGTAATCGAGTTCTGGCTTGAGTGTTTTTTCCTCCGGAATTTCTCGGATCACGCCAAGTGGAATATCCACGGTATTTAAAATGTGTGCGGCCAGGTTGATGGCTTCATCTGTGCTGGCAACTGGCTTGGCATAGTTGACCATCATCGCGGCTCTGACAAACCGATGCATAGGCAGCAGGCCACCCGGCAATAAGGAGAATCCGTTACCCTGACTTTGCATGGTGATGCCGTCCAGGTTACCCGGCTCCGAGTGGTGCGACGAAACCGGTGTAACATTGGCATAATTTTTCAGGTTAGTGATATGCCACTGAAAATCCGGGTCATTCGTTAATACCCCGTACTGGTTGTTGTCGTGGATCTGGACCTGGCCGTTAATAAACTCAATCACTATGCTGTCGCCAAAGCGGTCATGAACCGGAAAGTGCTGATGAAACAGCTTATGTCTGGTTGCATCTGTCACTTGTACTTGCGCCTGCGGTTTGTCTTGCTGACAAGCACCTTCTGCACTGTCGGGCGCCAGTCTGTCCCGCACATCCTGGCAGCTCTGGCAGGTACTCAAAATGTAGTCTATCAAATTGGTAACCGCTAAGCCTTTGGCGGGATCGGTCACGGCCGGATAGTCGGCGGCATTTTGCAACAAACAGCCAATATACAAGCCCTCGGTATTAATGCCGTCTGTTGCGATAGGGCTTTTTACTGAGTCTGCAATTTGAATGTTGTAGGTTTTTGCAACCTCATCAAAATCTAACGACTGCATGGCTACAAAGCCATACTCACCGGTCCAGGTGAACTGGCAGTGTGCTTTTGCCCACTCACTTGGCTGGCAGTCTTTACCATCGGGATCAAACAAGTTTTGCTGATAGTGATGGCCGGGTTTTCTGAACATTAATGAGCGTCCTAACAGCTGAGAAAACTCCTGGCTGCGCCCTACAATGATGTCGTCAAAGGTGGTTTTAATTTTGAAGTTAGTACACATATCGGATCCTTATTGTTTGTACTGTGTAAAAATGGCCTGCTACATAGCAAAGCAGGCCGCTACCCGCACTACAGCGTCTTCATAAATTCAATGATCTGCCACTTTTCCTCGTCGCTAAACTCGGTGCCATAGCTGTGGCCCAGGTTGGAGTTGCCGGGCATAATTTTTCCATCGCTGGCGTTCACTCTGAACTTGTTCAGTCCTTGTGTGGTGACATAGCCCACATTGACCGGGTCGAACTCGCGACTGCCCACCCAAAACTCGGTGACACGCTGCTCAGGTTTTTTCATTAATTCATAGAGGTTGGGTACAGAACCGTTATGCAGATAAGGCGCTGTGGCCCAGATCCCGTTGAGCGGACGCCCCTTGTAAACGGCGCCATCAAGCACGCCATCAACACAATCGGTTTCCACTGCATCGGCACGTTTTCCCCGTGCTTTCAGGTGTTGCACGATGAGGTTTTCCAGCTCTTTGACGACCGAGATTTTCTGCCCGTCTGTGCCTGTTCTTTCGGGAATATTGCCTGCCTTCAGGGCTGTGGGTAAATCTTTTAAAACTAAGCCAACCACACCATTGACAGGCACATCGATGGCATTGTCGATGGCCTGAAACTTACTGCCGATCAGAATGCGTTCTTTGGTGCCTTCCAGAATTAGTGTTTTCGCCATATGACAGGAGGCGTTATTGGCTGTTACCGGATCTGTGC from the Pseudoalteromonas sp. R3 genome contains:
- a CDS encoding calcium-binding protein, encoding MNIKKLALYGALLMPVYSWANCTGINRADMSVEYGVTEDGLSYVAVHPALTEQTLTASGTKSAAMLEYNGRCEVFDLSNYNGLAVYLPESGGTFDGSGLDAHQRVTGSDSDDYIQTGSEYDFVFSHGGNDTIFTHDGYEYVDGGAGTDCLVEGQEGPADSHIKNIESTGCTTFLAPSEAFTQAYERCDSQLNEFSTYSYNGLWGIQAIESGIELYIEQYDDYVLAYTKDYQHCAYTSGIHSISVSLSDGNDVLNASGSNLNFTVYGRDGKDSITTGSGHDLLVGGADKDTIKGGAGNDWIVGDSLLETDHDGIQMYLGGTESGGNDDKLYGEAGDDVLFGNKGSDKLHGGDGDDLLFGNDGSEDRLYGNSGADLLVDSGGSRWNRRAKFWGGSGQDIIVCEGGHCELNGGGSKDFLAAISTYSDIGLYGGDGGDILFVRGDEIPKGKGGSGKDYCYNEWGDRDICDYLSSVNSKSGYFDDAVRRAARGMSSRHEESLNLIRFNERTGYRSFKQKIANLVSEAKFEKWLENRSTSVFDL
- a CDS encoding linear amide C-N hydrolase; its protein translation is MCTNFKIKTTFDDIIVGRSQEFSQLLGRSLMFRKPGHHYQQNLFDPDGKDCQPSEWAKAHCQFTWTGEYGFVAMQSLDFDEVAKTYNIQIADSVKSPIATDGINTEGLYIGCLLQNAADYPAVTDPAKGLAVTNLIDYILSTCQSCQDVRDRLAPDSAEGACQQDKPQAQVQVTDATRHKLFHQHFPVHDRFGDSIVIEFINGQVQIHDNNQYGVLTNDPDFQWHITNLKNYANVTPVSSHHSEPGNLDGITMQSQGNGFSLLPGGLLPMHRFVRAAMMVNYAKPVASTDEAINLAAHILNTVDIPLGVIREIPEEKTLKPELDYTQYITLSDLSQQRFYVRLYESPQVYCVDLNKLDLCALNGKTFDIPRNTLATNLTEQISTSKIANSPFQAAG